The genomic segment GGCGCTGTGGCGGGCGCAGACCCAGCGCGCGGTGCAGAACTTCCCGATCTCGGGGCGCGGGCTGGAACCGGCCCAGATCAAGGCCCTGGCGCAGATCAAGGGGGCGGCGGCCCTGGTCAACGGGGAGCTGGGGGTGATCGACGCGGACGTGGCGCAGGCGATCGCCACCGCCGCCGCGCACGTGGCCGAGGGCGGCTACGACGACCAGTTCCCGGTGGACGTGTTCCAGACCGGCTCCGGCACCTCGTCCAACATGAACACCAACGAGGTGATCGCCACCCTGGCGAGCCGCGAGCTGGGCCGGGACGTGCACCCGAACGACCACGTCAACGCGTCGCAGTCCAGCAACGACGTCTTCCCCACCTCGATCCACCTGGCCGCCACCCAGTTCGTGGTGGAGGATCTGATCCCGTCGCTGAAGCAGCTCGCGGGCGCGCTGGAGGAGAAGGCGGCCGAGTTCGAGACGGTGGTCAAGGCCGGGCGTACCCACCTGATGGACGCCACGCCGGTCACGCTCGGGCAGGAGTTCGGCGGCTACGCCGCGCAGGTCCGCTACGGCGTCGAGCGGCTGGAGTCGGCGCTGCCCCGGCTGGCCGAGCTGCCGCTGGGCGGCACCGCCGTCGGCACCGGCATCAACACGCCGCTGGGGTTCGCCGACCGGGTGATCGGCAAGCTGCGGGAGTCGACCGGTCTGCCGCTGACCGAGGCGCGCAACCACTTCGAGGCGCAGGGTGCCCGGGACGCGCTGGTGGAGACGTCCGGCCAGCTCCGTACCATCGCGGTCGGCCTCTACAAGATCGCCAACGACGTGCGCTGGATGGGCTCCGGGCCGCGCGCCGGGCTGCGTGAACTGCGCATCCCCGACCTCCAGCCGGGGTCGTCGATCATGCCGGGCAAGGTGAACCCGGTGGTGGCCGAGGCGATGCGGCAGGTCTGCGCCCAGGTGGTCGGCAACGACGCGGCGGTGGCGTTCGCCGGGTCGCAGGGCGACTTCGAGCTGAACGTGATGCTCCCGGTGATGGGCCGCAACCTGCTGGAGTCGATCAAGCTGATCGCCGCGTCCAGCCGGCTGTTCGCCGAGCGGCTGGTGGCCGGCCTGGTCGCGGACGCCGAGGTCTGCCTGGCGTACGCGGAGGGCTCGCCGTCGATCGTCACCCCGCTCAACCGCCACCTCGGGTACGACGAGGCCGCCTCGATCGCCAAGGAGGCGCTGGCCAAGCAGGTGTCCATCCGCGAGGTGGTGATCTCGCGGGGTCACGTCGACTCGGGCACGCTCACCGAGACCCAGCTGGACGAGGCGCTGGACCTGCTCCGGATGACCCACCCCTGAGGGCGGCGCCGGTAATTGCCTCGACCCGTCACCGTGCGCGCGGCATGATCCGACCGTGCGTGACGACGGTGGCGTGTTGCTGGAGACCGCGCGGCTGACGCTGCGCCGGTTCACGACGGACGATGTGGACCGGCTGGTGGCGCTGGACGCCGACCCGGAGGTCATGCGCTTCCTGACGGGCGGCGTGCCGACCCCGGCCGGGACGTTCCGGGACGAGGTGCTGCCCCGGGTGCTCGCGCAGTACGACAGGTTCCCCGGGCTCGGCCGCTGGGCGACGCTCGACCGGTTCACCGGCGAGTTCCTCGGCTGGCACTCGCTCGACCCGTCCGACGACGGCGCCGAGGCGGAACTGGGCTACCGGCTGCGCCGCGCGACGTGGGGGCACGGGCTGGCCACCGAGGGCGCGCGGGCGCTGGTGCGCCACGCGTTCGACACGGTCGGCGTCCGCCGGGTGTGGGCGCAGACGATGGCGGTGAACGACCGTTCCCGTGCGGTCATGGCCCGCGCGGGGTTGCGCTACGTCCGCACGTTCCACCTGGCCTTCGACGACCCGATCCCGGGTACGGAGCACGGCGAGGTGGAGTACGAACTGCGCCGCGACGCCTGGCCCGCGATCCGTCAGGAGTGGGACGCGGCGGCCCTGCGGGCCCGGTAGGCGCTCACCGCAGCCCGGTTGCCGCAACCGGCGTCGCAGAACCGGCGGGACCGGTTCCGGGACAGGTCGACCAGCACGTTGTCGCAGTCGGGGTGGTCGCAGTGCCGCAGCCGGCTCAGTTCGCCCATCCGGACCAGGTCGGCCATCGCCATCGCGGCTTCGACAGCCATCCGGGTCGCCAGCGGTGCGTCCTGTGGTACGGCGTGCACGTGGTACGGCTCGTCGTCGTGCCGGACGAGTTGCGGCAGCGCGTGCGACTCGCGCAGCAGTCCGTTGACGATCGCCACCACCTCGTCGATGTCGGCGTACCAGATGCGGCGCAGCCGGGGCCGCAGCGCGCGGACCTGACGCAGTTCGGTCTCGGAGTGCTCGTGTCGGCCGCTCCACCCGTGCATGGTGAAGAAGCCGTCGAGGGCGGTCACGTCGGGCAGCCCCTCCCGGCCGTTGCCGGCGGTGTTCACCAGCGCGGCGGCGGCGACGAGCGCGCATTCGGTGTCATGAGCAAAAAGCAACTTGACTCCTGTCAGGGGCTCCGCCTAGCGTCATCAGCATAACCTTCCTTCACTCATGACCGGGAGATGCCGATGCGGGAACGGTCAAGCGTCGGGCTCAGCCTGGCACTGCTGTCCGCGATCACGTTCGCCACCTCGGGCACCTTTGCCCGTCCGCTGATCACCGGTGAGTGGTCGGCGGTCGCTGTGGTGATCGCCCGGGTCGGCATCGCCGCCCTGGTGCTCGCCGTCCCCGCGGTGCTGGCACTGCGCGGCAGGTGGGCGGTGCTGCGCCGCAACGCGGGCACCGTCGTGCTGTTCGGGCTGCTCGGCGTGGCCACGGCGCAGGCGTGCTTCTTCAACGCGGTCCGCTACCTCCCGGTCGGCGTGGCGCTGCTGCTGGAATACCTCGGCATCGTGCTCGTGGTCGGATGGATGTGGCTGGTCCACGGGCAGCGCCCCCGGCTGCTCACCGTGGCCGGCTCGGTCACCGCCCTGTGTGGACTGGGACTCGTCCTCGACCTCACCGGCGCCGCGCGACTGGACCCGGTGGGCGTGCTGTGGGGCCTGGGTGCGGGCGTCGGGCTGGCCGGTTACTTCGTCATCGCCGGCCGGATCGACGCGGGCCTGCCCTCGGTGGTGATGGCCAGCGGCGGCATGGCCGTCGGCGCGCTGGTGCTGCTCCTGCTCGGCGGCCTGGGAGCGCTGCCGCTCGCGGCCGGCACCGCCGACGTCACCTTCGGCGGGCACCGGGTGAGCTGGCTGGTGCCGATCGCCGGGCTGTCGCTCATCGCCGCAGTGGTCGCGTACCTTTCCGGGGTCGCCGGCACCCGGCTGCTCGGTGCGCGGCTGTCCTCCTTCGTGGGGCTGACCGAGGTGATGTTCGCGGTGCTGATCGCCTGGCTGGTGCTCGACGAACTGCCCAGCCTGATCCAGCTGGCCGGCGGCGTGCTGATCCTCGGCGGCGTCGCGCTGGTCCGGGCGGACGAACTGCGGGGCACACCGTCGGCGCCTTCGCCAGCCGAGCCGGTGCTGGCAGGCGACCGATGAGCGAGCCGCGTGGCGCTGTCGTCTTCGACGCGGACGAGACACTCGTCGACCTGCGCCCGGCGGTCACCGGTGCCCTCGTCGCCGTACTGGAGGAGATGCGGCGGCGGACGCCGGCGGCGGCCGGGGTGGTGCTCGCGGACCTGGAGGGGGACTGGGGTGCCGTCTTCGGCGCGCTCAGCGCCGCCCCGGTGCAGGAGATCCGGCGGGCCGCGCTGGCCCGCTCGCTGGCCCGGGCCGGGCTGGAGGCGGACCTGGACGAGTTCGCGGCGTTGTTCTTCGCCCGCCGGTACGCGCTGAGCCGGCCCTTCCCCGACGCGCTGCCCGCGCTGGCGGCGCTGCGCCCGCACCACCTGCTGGGCTTCGCCACGAACGGCAACAGCCGCGCCGAACGCTGCGGCCTCGCCGGGCAGTTCGCCTTCGAGCTGTACGCGCACGAGGGTGGCCTGCCCAAGAAACCGGCGCCGGAGTTCTTCGCGGCGGTGGTGGCGGCGACCGGGCTGCCCGCCGCGCGCATCGTCCACGTGGGCGACTCGCCGGCACACGACGTGGCCGCCGCCCAGCGGGCCGGGCTGCGCGCGGTCTGGCTCAACCGGGCCGGGCTGCCCCGCCCGCGCGGCCTCGAACCGGATGCCGAGGTGTCCACCCTGGCCGGACTGTCCACGGTGCTCGACACCTTGACAAACGCGAATGCCTAGTTGAGGCCGATAACGGACGTCGATCTGGCGGAACCGGCTCCCGTGATGTGGGATGACACCACGTCCCTCAACGAGAGGATCTGATGTGGTGAGCAAGCGCTTCACCGTCGGCGCGGTCGCGGCTGCGGCCTCGCTGGCACTCACGGTGACCGGCCTGAGCATCCCGGCGAACGCCGCGCCGTCGGAGTTCCGGACCTTCACCGTGCTGGCCGAGAGCGGCGTCTCCAGCGACGCCGCGGTCGCCGCGATCACCGCCGCCGGCGGCAAGGTCGTCGCCCGCACCGACGACGTCGGCCTGTTCCAGGTCACCAGCGACCGGGCGGACTTCGCCAGCCGGGCCACCGCAGCGGGCGCGCTCGTCGGCGCGGCCGAGGAGAAGGCGATCGGCCGCAAGCCGAAGCTGGACCGGGTCGAGCAGGAGCACCTGCTGGCCGCCGCGGCGACCAAGGGCAAGGCCGCCAAGGGCAACGGCAAGAAGATGGACCCGCTCGACGACAAGCTCTGGGGTCTGGACATGATCCGGGCCGACAAGGCCCGCAAGATCGAGCCGGGCGACCGCCGGGTCACCGTCGGCATCCTGGACACCGGCGTCGACGCCAGCCAGCCCGACCTTGCGCCGAACTTCAACTGGGCGCTGTCGCGCAACTTCGCCCCGGACATCCCCGAGGTCGACGGCCCGTGCGAGGTGGCGAGCTGCCTCGACCCGGTCGGCACCGACGACGGCGGACACGGCACGCACGTGGCCGGCACCATCGGCGCCGCCGCGAACGGCTTCGGCCTCTCCGGCGTGGCCCCGAACGTCTCCCTGGTCGAGCTGAAGGGTGGCCAGGACAGCGGCTACTTCTTCCTCAACCCGGTGGTGAACGCCCTGGTGCACGCGGGCCGGTCCGGGCTGGACGTGGTGAACATGTCCTTCTACGTCGACCCGTGGCTCTACAACTGCACCGCCAACCCGGCCGACTCGCCGGAGGCGCAGGCCGAGCAGCGCACCGTCATCGAGGCCATGAAGCGGGCGCTCAACTTCGCGCACCGCAAGGGCGTCACGCTCGTCGGCTCGCTCGGCAACAACCACGAGGACCTGGGCGCGCCGCGCACCGACGTGAGCAGCCCGGACTACGGCGCGGACCCGTACCCGCGCCCGATCGACAACGCGACCTGCTGGGACCTGCCGGTCGAGGGTCCGCACGTGATCGGCGTGTCGGCGGTCGGCCCGTCCGGCAAGAAGTCCGACTACTCGAACTACGGCACCGAGCAGATCTCGGTGGCGGCGCCGGGTGGCTGGTTCCGCGACGGCTTCGGCACCGACACGTACCGCACCGACGCCAACATGATCCTCTCCACGTACCCGAAGAAGGTGCTGCAGGAGGAGGGGTCGGTCGACGAGAACGGCAACATCGTCGCCGGCTTCGAGAACTCGGTGTTCAAGCAGTGCACCGCCAAGGGTGAGTGTGGCTACTACACCTACCTGCAGGGCACCTCGATGGCATCGCCGCACGTCTCGGGCGTGGCGGCGCTGATCGTCAGCAAGCACGGCAAGAAGGAGGGCCGCAACGGCTACGGCATGGCGCCGAACCTGGTCGAGCAGCACCTCTACCGGACGGCGGCCGAGCACGCCTGCCCGGAGCCGCGGCTGCAGAGCTACACCAACGAGGGCCGGGACGCCGAGTTCGACGCGTACTGCGCGGGCTCGCTGAACTTCAACGGCTTCTACGGCTACGGCATCGTCGACGCCTACGCCGCCGTGAAGACCCCGGTCAAGCCGAACATCCGGCCGTAACGAGCGTTTCTCCGAGGTGGCGGTGTCCGGTGGTCCCGACGCCGCCACCTCGGCGTTCCGGCCCGCTTCACGGCCGCCACCCCCGGGCCACCAGTGCGGCGCGGATCTCCCGGACCAGGACGGGGAACTCCTTGCGCAGACGGCGGCCGGTCACGTGCAGCACCAGCCAGCCGGCCGCGACGAGCTGGTTGAGCCGCCGCCGGTCGAGGTGCGTCCGGTCCGCGTCGGCGTGCCATTGACCGTCGTACTCGACGGCGACCCGGAACTCCGGCCAGGCCAGGTCGGGGTGCAGGATCAGCCCGGTCGACACCCGCACCGGATACTGGGCCACCGCGCGAGGCAGGCCGGCGAGGACGAGACGGACCCGCAGGTGGGACTCGGGCGGGGACTGGGCCAGCCCGTCGGTCAGGCCGAACACCCAGGCCGCCCGCCGCCCACCGGGGCGGGATGCGTTCCGGGCCGCCTCGCTCGCCAGCGCCGACCGGTTCACCGAGCCGGTACGCAGCAGCCCGTCGATGATGCCGACCGCCTCCACCGGATCGGCCCAGACCGCAGTCTCCCAGGCGCAGGCGGCCGGCTCGGTGCGTGGCGGAGGCCCGGTCAGGATCATCGCCGCGCCGGGAGGCGACTCCGCGAACGGGTTCGATGCGGCGGCGGAAGCCGCCGAGACGGTCCGGCCGTGCGGTCCGGGCCCCCTCGCGGCGCTGCCGACGGGGACCAGAAGACCGCTGCGTGTGCTCGACATCGGGGCGTGGTGCACCCGGACACCCGGCTGCGAGTCGGCCCGGACCGTGGCCGGCAGGAGCACGTGCACGTCGTCGGTGAAGCCCGCGGCGTGCTCGACCCCGTGCAGGTAGGCAGCCGACGGACCGGCTATGGCCGCGCCGGGTGGCAGGCGCAGCAGCGCCGCGCGGCAGGCGAGCGCGTGGTCGCGGTCCAGTCGCGCGTCGGCGTAGACGTCCTGCCGGAGCCGGATCCAGGAGGCGCCGCGTAGATGATGCCGGGACAGCAGCCCGCGCCGGATCGCTTCCGAGCCCCGGAAGACCTGCCAGGCCAACTCCGGCGGTCGATGAGGATGAGGTGGCATGGGATGAGCGTGGCGGCGCACGGGTCGAGATCGGTACCCCTGTGGACAGCCGCCACCGTGCCGTCCTCCGCGCCCTGTGGACAACCCCCGCACGGCCCTGTCCGCGTGCTATAGACCCTCGGCCTGTCCATGATCGGCTCCAGCTCGGGGAGGTGGTGGTGTCCGGGGCGTGTTGATGCAGCCACTTCGCCGAGCTGACGTCGGGGCCGGTCAGGAGAGCGCGGCGGCAACCGCCTCGGCGG from the Micromonospora sp. WMMA1947 genome contains:
- a CDS encoding HAD family hydrolase translates to MSEPRGAVVFDADETLVDLRPAVTGALVAVLEEMRRRTPAAAGVVLADLEGDWGAVFGALSAAPVQEIRRAALARSLARAGLEADLDEFAALFFARRYALSRPFPDALPALAALRPHHLLGFATNGNSRAERCGLAGQFAFELYAHEGGLPKKPAPEFFAAVVAATGLPAARIVHVGDSPAHDVAAAQRAGLRAVWLNRAGLPRPRGLEPDAEVSTLAGLSTVLDTLTNANA
- a CDS encoding EamA family transporter encodes the protein MRERSSVGLSLALLSAITFATSGTFARPLITGEWSAVAVVIARVGIAALVLAVPAVLALRGRWAVLRRNAGTVVLFGLLGVATAQACFFNAVRYLPVGVALLLEYLGIVLVVGWMWLVHGQRPRLLTVAGSVTALCGLGLVLDLTGAARLDPVGVLWGLGAGVGLAGYFVIAGRIDAGLPSVVMASGGMAVGALVLLLLGGLGALPLAAGTADVTFGGHRVSWLVPIAGLSLIAAVVAYLSGVAGTRLLGARLSSFVGLTEVMFAVLIAWLVLDELPSLIQLAGGVLILGGVALVRADELRGTPSAPSPAEPVLAGDR
- a CDS encoding GNAT family N-acetyltransferase, whose translation is MRDDGGVLLETARLTLRRFTTDDVDRLVALDADPEVMRFLTGGVPTPAGTFRDEVLPRVLAQYDRFPGLGRWATLDRFTGEFLGWHSLDPSDDGAEAELGYRLRRATWGHGLATEGARALVRHAFDTVGVRRVWAQTMAVNDRSRAVMARAGLRYVRTFHLAFDDPIPGTEHGEVEYELRRDAWPAIRQEWDAAALRAR
- a CDS encoding CGNR zinc finger domain-containing protein — translated: MLFAHDTECALVAAAALVNTAGNGREGLPDVTALDGFFTMHGWSGRHEHSETELRQVRALRPRLRRIWYADIDEVVAIVNGLLRESHALPQLVRHDDEPYHVHAVPQDAPLATRMAVEAAMAMADLVRMGELSRLRHCDHPDCDNVLVDLSRNRSRRFCDAGCGNRAAVSAYRARRAAASHS
- a CDS encoding S8 family serine peptidase, coding for MSKRFTVGAVAAAASLALTVTGLSIPANAAPSEFRTFTVLAESGVSSDAAVAAITAAGGKVVARTDDVGLFQVTSDRADFASRATAAGALVGAAEEKAIGRKPKLDRVEQEHLLAAAATKGKAAKGNGKKMDPLDDKLWGLDMIRADKARKIEPGDRRVTVGILDTGVDASQPDLAPNFNWALSRNFAPDIPEVDGPCEVASCLDPVGTDDGGHGTHVAGTIGAAANGFGLSGVAPNVSLVELKGGQDSGYFFLNPVVNALVHAGRSGLDVVNMSFYVDPWLYNCTANPADSPEAQAEQRTVIEAMKRALNFAHRKGVTLVGSLGNNHEDLGAPRTDVSSPDYGADPYPRPIDNATCWDLPVEGPHVIGVSAVGPSGKKSDYSNYGTEQISVAAPGGWFRDGFGTDTYRTDANMILSTYPKKVLQEEGSVDENGNIVAGFENSVFKQCTAKGECGYYTYLQGTSMASPHVSGVAALIVSKHGKKEGRNGYGMAPNLVEQHLYRTAAEHACPEPRLQSYTNEGRDAEFDAYCAGSLNFNGFYGYGIVDAYAAVKTPVKPNIRP
- a CDS encoding class II fumarate hydratase — its product is MVGVTTPEATGYRIERDSMGEVEVPAEALWRAQTQRAVQNFPISGRGLEPAQIKALAQIKGAAALVNGELGVIDADVAQAIATAAAHVAEGGYDDQFPVDVFQTGSGTSSNMNTNEVIATLASRELGRDVHPNDHVNASQSSNDVFPTSIHLAATQFVVEDLIPSLKQLAGALEEKAAEFETVVKAGRTHLMDATPVTLGQEFGGYAAQVRYGVERLESALPRLAELPLGGTAVGTGINTPLGFADRVIGKLRESTGLPLTEARNHFEAQGARDALVETSGQLRTIAVGLYKIANDVRWMGSGPRAGLRELRIPDLQPGSSIMPGKVNPVVAEAMRQVCAQVVGNDAAVAFAGSQGDFELNVMLPVMGRNLLESIKLIAASSRLFAERLVAGLVADAEVCLAYAEGSPSIVTPLNRHLGYDEAASIAKEALAKQVSIREVVISRGHVDSGTLTETQLDEALDLLRMTHP